Part of the Micromonospora rhizosphaerae genome is shown below.
GCAGCCTCAAGACGGGCGAGACCGGCATCGGTAAGGACGGCGTTGCAGCCCCGTGCGTCATGCGTGGATCTGACTCGCCGGATCAGCCCTTCGCTTTCCAGGCGTTGTGCCACGCGGGTCATGCCGCTGAAGGACATCTCGCAGGCGGCGGCGAGTTCGTTCATGCGCATCTGCCGGTCGGGGGCCTCGGACAGGTGCATCAGCGCCGTGTATTCGGTGAGGGAGAGCCGGTGCTCGCGGACCATGTCTGCGTCGATGGCACGGGGCAGCGCGCACATGGCGCGGGTGAGGCTCCGGACGAGTGCTTCTTCGTCCCGATTGAGGGGTTGTAGCCCTTCTGGGGCCGGTGTCCGGCCGGGTGTGATGATGGACATCCTCCCAGCATAGTTGCTTGACGAAGGAAACGTTGCGGCCGATAGTTGCTTGACCAAGCAACCTATAGAGGAACCGCAATGACAAAGATCAGGACCATCATCGGCAGTACTCGCGCGGGTTGGAACGGCTGCGCGGCGGCGCGCGGGGTACACGGCATCGCCGTGCAGCGCACGGATACGGAGTTCGAAATCGTCTGGAGGGAGGTCTCATGAGCGACGCCGTGACCACCGACGGCGCCGAACCGGTGCTGCCGGGTGACCTGATGACCGGCCGCCAGCGGGTGTGGCTGGTGCTCATGCTCGGTGCTTTCATCGCGATCGGTCCGTTGACCGTCGACATGTACCTGCCCGCGCTGCCCGCCGTGACGGCCGCACTCGCGACCACCACGACGGCGGTGCAGCTCACGCTCACTGGGACGCTGCTCGGATTGGCCGTCGGGCAGCTGTTCGTCGGGCCGCTGTCCGATGCGGCAGGCCGCCGCCGCCCGCTGCTGGCCGGGCTGAT
Proteins encoded:
- a CDS encoding MarR family winged helix-turn-helix transcriptional regulator; this translates as MSIITPGRTPAPEGLQPLNRDEEALVRSLTRAMCALPRAIDADMVREHRLSLTEYTALMHLSEAPDRQMRMNELAAACEMSFSGMTRVAQRLESEGLIRRVRSTHDARGCNAVLTDAGLARLEAAWPTNLAAVRRHLLDHLTGIDLARLARAMQNVAS